From a single Sphaeramia orbicularis chromosome 4, fSphaOr1.1, whole genome shotgun sequence genomic region:
- the LOC115418389 gene encoding torsin-1A-interacting protein 2-like isoform X9: MADKGTDTHPQTAAGVIKEEIQSIPSENKQEAQTATAEQEYSEVDSTSPPASTEKENNNYQDKDTHSFNVQGSSSAEDVSVPSTEGSCDISEELSVLNAQENNTSPEEQDNGDKNGETLHESAVTTNKHSDGSGDKETTEMACSSLMGDQTDGLSSVENEESPEMEDTGEAMSKDDEEEELEKDETPEKQKDSNNSTTTTLRKQVIEEVGPITQEETKPIVPEVAKNLEGHRRYWIPVVIVILVAILVQQLLLHESPPQKKDVRQIDVFLREMTKVKTQFPNQRVELWNRSKIHLQRHFQIAHPTEPVSLILTAGLKAERTLRCLAKGLASAFSTALNASVLHIDGVSKASQDSDQVKLDIDSQLQGAFEGDKPVAVIHRFEELPPGSTLIFYRYCDHENAAYKKTFLIFTILLGEEEIPAKVRLSAVEEMVDDHLQKKFLSHGHPTAFDKMDIDKYGGLWSRISHLILPVAAEEGIEQKGC; encoded by the exons ATGGCAGATAAAGGCACAGATACCCACCCGCAGACGGCAG CAGGTGTCATTAAAGAAGAAATACAATCCATACCTTCGGAAAATAAACAGGAAGCACAAACTGCTACTGCAGAGCAGGAGTACTCTGAAG TAGATTCTACTTCACCACCTGCATCCACAGAGAAAGAGAATAATAACTACCAAGACAAAGATACACACTCATTTAATGTTCAAG GCAGCAGTTCAGCTGAGGATGTGTCAGTGCCTTCTACTGAAGGATCCTGTGACATTTCAGAGGAACTCAGTGTCTTGAATGCACAggaaaacaacacttctcctgaagAACAGGATAATGGGGATAAAAACGGAGAGACACTACATGAGTCAGCAGTGACAACTAACAAACATTCGG ATGGAAGTGGGGATAAAGAAACAACAGAAATGGCCTGTTCATCACTCATGGGTGACCAAACAGATGGACTATCCTCTGTAGAAAATGAAGAATCCCCTGAGATGGAAGACACTGGAGAGGCTATGTCTAAAG atgatgaagaagaagaacttGAGAAAGATGAAACACCTGAGAAACAAAAGGATTCAAACAACAGCACAACAACAACACTCAGAAAGCAAGTCATTGAAGAGGTTGGTCCTATTACTCAGGAAGAGACAAAACCTATTGTTCCAGAGGTTGCTAAAAATCTTGAAg GACATAGAAGATATTGGATCCCAGTTGTTATAGTCATCCTTGTTGCCATTCTGGTGCAACAGCTCCTGCTACATGAGTCACCACCTCAGAAAAAGGATGTCCGACAAATAGATGTGTTCCTCAGGGAAATGACAAAAGTAAAGACTCAGTTCCCCAACCAGCGTGTTGAGCTGTGGAATAGAAGCAAGATCCACCTGCAAAGGCACTTCCAGATTGCTCATCCCACAGAGCCTGTCAGTCTGATCCTGACCGCCGGCCTCAAAGCTGAGAGGACATTACGGTGCTTAGCGAAGGGCCTGGCCTCCGCCTTCTCCACTGCTCTTAACGCCTCTGTTCTCCACATTGATGGGGTCAGCAAAGCCAGTCAGGACAGTGACCAGGTCAAGCTGGACATTGATAGTCAGTTGCAGGGAGCTTTTGAAGGAGACAAACCTGTGGCTGTCATTCACCGCTTTGAGGAGCTACCTCCCGGCTCCACTCTGATTTTCTACCGTTATTGTGACCATGAAAACGCTGCCTATAAGAAAACATTTTTGATCTTCACAATACTGCTCGGAGAAGAGGAGATCCCTGCCAAGGTTCGGTTGAGTGCAGTGGAGGAAATGGTGGATGATCACCTTCAGAAGAAGTTTCTTTCTCATGGCCACCCCACTGCCTTTGACAAGATGGATATTGACAAGTATGGTGGACTGTGGAGCCGCATTTCCCACCTCATCCTGCCAGTGGCAGCAGAGGAAGGGATTGAACAGAAAGGCTGTTAG
- the LOC115418389 gene encoding torsin-1A-interacting protein 2-like isoform X7 gives MADKGTDTHPQTAAGVIKEEIQSIPSENKQEAQTATAEQEYSEVDSTSPPASTEKENNNYQDKDTHSFNVQGSSSAEDVSVPSTEGSCDISEELSVLNAQENNTSPEEQDNGDKNGETLHESAVTTNKHSDEDGSGDKETTEMACSSLMGDQTDGLSSVENEESPEMEDTGEAMSKDDEEEELEKDETPEKQKDSNNSTTTTLRKQVIEEVGPITQEETKPIVPEVAKNLEGHRRYWIPVVIVILVAILVQQLLLHESPPQKKDVRQIDVFLREMTKVKTQFPNQRVELWNRSKIHLQRHFQIAHPTEPVSLILTAGLKAERTLRCLAKGLASAFSTALNASVLHIDGVSKASQDSDQVKLDIDSQLQGAFEGDKPVAVIHRFEELPPGSTLIFYRYCDHENAAYKKTFLIFTILLGEEEIPAKVRLSAVEEMVDDHLQKKFLSHGHPTAFDKMDIDKYGGLWSRISHLILPVAAEEGIEQKGC, from the exons ATGGCAGATAAAGGCACAGATACCCACCCGCAGACGGCAG CAGGTGTCATTAAAGAAGAAATACAATCCATACCTTCGGAAAATAAACAGGAAGCACAAACTGCTACTGCAGAGCAGGAGTACTCTGAAG TAGATTCTACTTCACCACCTGCATCCACAGAGAAAGAGAATAATAACTACCAAGACAAAGATACACACTCATTTAATGTTCAAG GCAGCAGTTCAGCTGAGGATGTGTCAGTGCCTTCTACTGAAGGATCCTGTGACATTTCAGAGGAACTCAGTGTCTTGAATGCACAggaaaacaacacttctcctgaagAACAGGATAATGGGGATAAAAACGGAGAGACACTACATGAGTCAGCAGTGACAACTAACAAACATTCGGATGAGG ATGGAAGTGGGGATAAAGAAACAACAGAAATGGCCTGTTCATCACTCATGGGTGACCAAACAGATGGACTATCCTCTGTAGAAAATGAAGAATCCCCTGAGATGGAAGACACTGGAGAGGCTATGTCTAAAG atgatgaagaagaagaacttGAGAAAGATGAAACACCTGAGAAACAAAAGGATTCAAACAACAGCACAACAACAACACTCAGAAAGCAAGTCATTGAAGAGGTTGGTCCTATTACTCAGGAAGAGACAAAACCTATTGTTCCAGAGGTTGCTAAAAATCTTGAAg GACATAGAAGATATTGGATCCCAGTTGTTATAGTCATCCTTGTTGCCATTCTGGTGCAACAGCTCCTGCTACATGAGTCACCACCTCAGAAAAAGGATGTCCGACAAATAGATGTGTTCCTCAGGGAAATGACAAAAGTAAAGACTCAGTTCCCCAACCAGCGTGTTGAGCTGTGGAATAGAAGCAAGATCCACCTGCAAAGGCACTTCCAGATTGCTCATCCCACAGAGCCTGTCAGTCTGATCCTGACCGCCGGCCTCAAAGCTGAGAGGACATTACGGTGCTTAGCGAAGGGCCTGGCCTCCGCCTTCTCCACTGCTCTTAACGCCTCTGTTCTCCACATTGATGGGGTCAGCAAAGCCAGTCAGGACAGTGACCAGGTCAAGCTGGACATTGATAGTCAGTTGCAGGGAGCTTTTGAAGGAGACAAACCTGTGGCTGTCATTCACCGCTTTGAGGAGCTACCTCCCGGCTCCACTCTGATTTTCTACCGTTATTGTGACCATGAAAACGCTGCCTATAAGAAAACATTTTTGATCTTCACAATACTGCTCGGAGAAGAGGAGATCCCTGCCAAGGTTCGGTTGAGTGCAGTGGAGGAAATGGTGGATGATCACCTTCAGAAGAAGTTTCTTTCTCATGGCCACCCCACTGCCTTTGACAAGATGGATATTGACAAGTATGGTGGACTGTGGAGCCGCATTTCCCACCTCATCCTGCCAGTGGCAGCAGAGGAAGGGATTGAACAGAAAGGCTGTTAG
- the LOC115418389 gene encoding torsin-1A-interacting protein 2-like isoform X6 has protein sequence MADKGTDTHPQTAAGVIKEEIQSIPSENKQEAQTATAEQEYSEVDSTSPPASTEKENNNYQDKDTHSFNVQGSSSAEDVSVPSTEGSCDISEELSVLNAQENNTSPEEQDNGDKNGETLHESAVTTNKHSDKDGSGDKETTEMACSSLMGDQTDGLSSVENEESPEMEDTGEAMSKDDEEEELEKDETPEKQKDSNNSTTTTLRKQVIEEVGPITQEETKPIVPEVAKNLEGHRRYWIPVVIVILVAILVQQLLLHESPPQKKDVRQIDVFLREMTKVKTQFPNQRVELWNRSKIHLQRHFQIAHPTEPVSLILTAGLKAERTLRCLAKGLASAFSTALNASVLHIDGVSKASQDSDQVKLDIDSQLQGAFEGDKPVAVIHRFEELPPGSTLIFYRYCDHENAAYKKTFLIFTILLGEEEIPAKVRLSAVEEMVDDHLQKKFLSHGHPTAFDKMDIDKYGGLWSRISHLILPVAAEEGIEQKGC, from the exons ATGGCAGATAAAGGCACAGATACCCACCCGCAGACGGCAG CAGGTGTCATTAAAGAAGAAATACAATCCATACCTTCGGAAAATAAACAGGAAGCACAAACTGCTACTGCAGAGCAGGAGTACTCTGAAG TAGATTCTACTTCACCACCTGCATCCACAGAGAAAGAGAATAATAACTACCAAGACAAAGATACACACTCATTTAATGTTCAAG GCAGCAGTTCAGCTGAGGATGTGTCAGTGCCTTCTACTGAAGGATCCTGTGACATTTCAGAGGAACTCAGTGTCTTGAATGCACAggaaaacaacacttctcctgaagAACAGGATAATGGGGATAAAAACGGAGAGACACTACATGAGTCAGCAGTGACAACTAACAAACATTCGG ATAAAGATGGAAGTGGGGATAAAGAAACAACAGAAATGGCCTGTTCATCACTCATGGGTGACCAAACAGATGGACTATCCTCTGTAGAAAATGAAGAATCCCCTGAGATGGAAGACACTGGAGAGGCTATGTCTAAAG atgatgaagaagaagaacttGAGAAAGATGAAACACCTGAGAAACAAAAGGATTCAAACAACAGCACAACAACAACACTCAGAAAGCAAGTCATTGAAGAGGTTGGTCCTATTACTCAGGAAGAGACAAAACCTATTGTTCCAGAGGTTGCTAAAAATCTTGAAg GACATAGAAGATATTGGATCCCAGTTGTTATAGTCATCCTTGTTGCCATTCTGGTGCAACAGCTCCTGCTACATGAGTCACCACCTCAGAAAAAGGATGTCCGACAAATAGATGTGTTCCTCAGGGAAATGACAAAAGTAAAGACTCAGTTCCCCAACCAGCGTGTTGAGCTGTGGAATAGAAGCAAGATCCACCTGCAAAGGCACTTCCAGATTGCTCATCCCACAGAGCCTGTCAGTCTGATCCTGACCGCCGGCCTCAAAGCTGAGAGGACATTACGGTGCTTAGCGAAGGGCCTGGCCTCCGCCTTCTCCACTGCTCTTAACGCCTCTGTTCTCCACATTGATGGGGTCAGCAAAGCCAGTCAGGACAGTGACCAGGTCAAGCTGGACATTGATAGTCAGTTGCAGGGAGCTTTTGAAGGAGACAAACCTGTGGCTGTCATTCACCGCTTTGAGGAGCTACCTCCCGGCTCCACTCTGATTTTCTACCGTTATTGTGACCATGAAAACGCTGCCTATAAGAAAACATTTTTGATCTTCACAATACTGCTCGGAGAAGAGGAGATCCCTGCCAAGGTTCGGTTGAGTGCAGTGGAGGAAATGGTGGATGATCACCTTCAGAAGAAGTTTCTTTCTCATGGCCACCCCACTGCCTTTGACAAGATGGATATTGACAAGTATGGTGGACTGTGGAGCCGCATTTCCCACCTCATCCTGCCAGTGGCAGCAGAGGAAGGGATTGAACAGAAAGGCTGTTAG
- the LOC115418389 gene encoding torsin-1A-interacting protein 2-like isoform X1 yields the protein MADKGTDTHPQTAAGVIKEEIQSIPSENKQEAQTATAEQEYSEVDSTSPPASTEKENNNYQDKDTHSFNVQGSSSAEDVSVPSTEGSCDISEELSVLNAQENNTSPEEQDNGDKNGETLHESAVTTNKHSDEGPLSDKDGSGDKETTEMACSSLMGDQTDGLSSVENEESPEMEDTGEAMSKDDEEEELEKDETPEKQKDSNNSTTTTLRKQVIEEVGPITQEETKPIVPEVAKNLEGHRRYWIPVVIVILVAILVQQLLLHESPPQKKDVRQIDVFLREMTKVKTQFPNQRVELWNRSKIHLQRHFQIAHPTEPVSLILTAGLKAERTLRCLAKGLASAFSTALNASVLHIDGVSKASQDSDQVKLDIDSQLQGAFEGDKPVAVIHRFEELPPGSTLIFYRYCDHENAAYKKTFLIFTILLGEEEIPAKVRLSAVEEMVDDHLQKKFLSHGHPTAFDKMDIDKYGGLWSRISHLILPVAAEEGIEQKGC from the exons ATGGCAGATAAAGGCACAGATACCCACCCGCAGACGGCAG CAGGTGTCATTAAAGAAGAAATACAATCCATACCTTCGGAAAATAAACAGGAAGCACAAACTGCTACTGCAGAGCAGGAGTACTCTGAAG TAGATTCTACTTCACCACCTGCATCCACAGAGAAAGAGAATAATAACTACCAAGACAAAGATACACACTCATTTAATGTTCAAG GCAGCAGTTCAGCTGAGGATGTGTCAGTGCCTTCTACTGAAGGATCCTGTGACATTTCAGAGGAACTCAGTGTCTTGAATGCACAggaaaacaacacttctcctgaagAACAGGATAATGGGGATAAAAACGGAGAGACACTACATGAGTCAGCAGTGACAACTAACAAACATTCGGATGAGGGTCCTTTATCAG ATAAAGATGGAAGTGGGGATAAAGAAACAACAGAAATGGCCTGTTCATCACTCATGGGTGACCAAACAGATGGACTATCCTCTGTAGAAAATGAAGAATCCCCTGAGATGGAAGACACTGGAGAGGCTATGTCTAAAG atgatgaagaagaagaacttGAGAAAGATGAAACACCTGAGAAACAAAAGGATTCAAACAACAGCACAACAACAACACTCAGAAAGCAAGTCATTGAAGAGGTTGGTCCTATTACTCAGGAAGAGACAAAACCTATTGTTCCAGAGGTTGCTAAAAATCTTGAAg GACATAGAAGATATTGGATCCCAGTTGTTATAGTCATCCTTGTTGCCATTCTGGTGCAACAGCTCCTGCTACATGAGTCACCACCTCAGAAAAAGGATGTCCGACAAATAGATGTGTTCCTCAGGGAAATGACAAAAGTAAAGACTCAGTTCCCCAACCAGCGTGTTGAGCTGTGGAATAGAAGCAAGATCCACCTGCAAAGGCACTTCCAGATTGCTCATCCCACAGAGCCTGTCAGTCTGATCCTGACCGCCGGCCTCAAAGCTGAGAGGACATTACGGTGCTTAGCGAAGGGCCTGGCCTCCGCCTTCTCCACTGCTCTTAACGCCTCTGTTCTCCACATTGATGGGGTCAGCAAAGCCAGTCAGGACAGTGACCAGGTCAAGCTGGACATTGATAGTCAGTTGCAGGGAGCTTTTGAAGGAGACAAACCTGTGGCTGTCATTCACCGCTTTGAGGAGCTACCTCCCGGCTCCACTCTGATTTTCTACCGTTATTGTGACCATGAAAACGCTGCCTATAAGAAAACATTTTTGATCTTCACAATACTGCTCGGAGAAGAGGAGATCCCTGCCAAGGTTCGGTTGAGTGCAGTGGAGGAAATGGTGGATGATCACCTTCAGAAGAAGTTTCTTTCTCATGGCCACCCCACTGCCTTTGACAAGATGGATATTGACAAGTATGGTGGACTGTGGAGCCGCATTTCCCACCTCATCCTGCCAGTGGCAGCAGAGGAAGGGATTGAACAGAAAGGCTGTTAG
- the LOC115418389 gene encoding torsin-1A-interacting protein 2-like isoform X2 → MADKGTDTHPQTAAGVIKEEIQSIPSENKQEAQTATAEQEYSEDSTSPPASTEKENNNYQDKDTHSFNVQGSSSAEDVSVPSTEGSCDISEELSVLNAQENNTSPEEQDNGDKNGETLHESAVTTNKHSDEGPLSDKDGSGDKETTEMACSSLMGDQTDGLSSVENEESPEMEDTGEAMSKDDEEEELEKDETPEKQKDSNNSTTTTLRKQVIEEVGPITQEETKPIVPEVAKNLEGHRRYWIPVVIVILVAILVQQLLLHESPPQKKDVRQIDVFLREMTKVKTQFPNQRVELWNRSKIHLQRHFQIAHPTEPVSLILTAGLKAERTLRCLAKGLASAFSTALNASVLHIDGVSKASQDSDQVKLDIDSQLQGAFEGDKPVAVIHRFEELPPGSTLIFYRYCDHENAAYKKTFLIFTILLGEEEIPAKVRLSAVEEMVDDHLQKKFLSHGHPTAFDKMDIDKYGGLWSRISHLILPVAAEEGIEQKGC, encoded by the exons ATGGCAGATAAAGGCACAGATACCCACCCGCAGACGGCAG CAGGTGTCATTAAAGAAGAAATACAATCCATACCTTCGGAAAATAAACAGGAAGCACAAACTGCTACTGCAGAGCAGGAGTACTCTGAAG ATTCTACTTCACCACCTGCATCCACAGAGAAAGAGAATAATAACTACCAAGACAAAGATACACACTCATTTAATGTTCAAG GCAGCAGTTCAGCTGAGGATGTGTCAGTGCCTTCTACTGAAGGATCCTGTGACATTTCAGAGGAACTCAGTGTCTTGAATGCACAggaaaacaacacttctcctgaagAACAGGATAATGGGGATAAAAACGGAGAGACACTACATGAGTCAGCAGTGACAACTAACAAACATTCGGATGAGGGTCCTTTATCAG ATAAAGATGGAAGTGGGGATAAAGAAACAACAGAAATGGCCTGTTCATCACTCATGGGTGACCAAACAGATGGACTATCCTCTGTAGAAAATGAAGAATCCCCTGAGATGGAAGACACTGGAGAGGCTATGTCTAAAG atgatgaagaagaagaacttGAGAAAGATGAAACACCTGAGAAACAAAAGGATTCAAACAACAGCACAACAACAACACTCAGAAAGCAAGTCATTGAAGAGGTTGGTCCTATTACTCAGGAAGAGACAAAACCTATTGTTCCAGAGGTTGCTAAAAATCTTGAAg GACATAGAAGATATTGGATCCCAGTTGTTATAGTCATCCTTGTTGCCATTCTGGTGCAACAGCTCCTGCTACATGAGTCACCACCTCAGAAAAAGGATGTCCGACAAATAGATGTGTTCCTCAGGGAAATGACAAAAGTAAAGACTCAGTTCCCCAACCAGCGTGTTGAGCTGTGGAATAGAAGCAAGATCCACCTGCAAAGGCACTTCCAGATTGCTCATCCCACAGAGCCTGTCAGTCTGATCCTGACCGCCGGCCTCAAAGCTGAGAGGACATTACGGTGCTTAGCGAAGGGCCTGGCCTCCGCCTTCTCCACTGCTCTTAACGCCTCTGTTCTCCACATTGATGGGGTCAGCAAAGCCAGTCAGGACAGTGACCAGGTCAAGCTGGACATTGATAGTCAGTTGCAGGGAGCTTTTGAAGGAGACAAACCTGTGGCTGTCATTCACCGCTTTGAGGAGCTACCTCCCGGCTCCACTCTGATTTTCTACCGTTATTGTGACCATGAAAACGCTGCCTATAAGAAAACATTTTTGATCTTCACAATACTGCTCGGAGAAGAGGAGATCCCTGCCAAGGTTCGGTTGAGTGCAGTGGAGGAAATGGTGGATGATCACCTTCAGAAGAAGTTTCTTTCTCATGGCCACCCCACTGCCTTTGACAAGATGGATATTGACAAGTATGGTGGACTGTGGAGCCGCATTTCCCACCTCATCCTGCCAGTGGCAGCAGAGGAAGGGATTGAACAGAAAGGCTGTTAG
- the LOC115418389 gene encoding torsin-1A-interacting protein 2-like isoform X8: MADKGTDTHPQTAAGVIKEEIQSIPSENKQEAQTATAEQEYSEVDSTSPPASTEKENNNYQDKDTHSFNVQGSSSAEDVSVPSTEGSCDISEELSVLNAQENNTSPEEQDNGDKNGETLHESAVTTNKHLDKDGSGDKETTEMACSSLMGDQTDGLSSVENEESPEMEDTGEAMSKDDEEEELEKDETPEKQKDSNNSTTTTLRKQVIEEVGPITQEETKPIVPEVAKNLEGHRRYWIPVVIVILVAILVQQLLLHESPPQKKDVRQIDVFLREMTKVKTQFPNQRVELWNRSKIHLQRHFQIAHPTEPVSLILTAGLKAERTLRCLAKGLASAFSTALNASVLHIDGVSKASQDSDQVKLDIDSQLQGAFEGDKPVAVIHRFEELPPGSTLIFYRYCDHENAAYKKTFLIFTILLGEEEIPAKVRLSAVEEMVDDHLQKKFLSHGHPTAFDKMDIDKYGGLWSRISHLILPVAAEEGIEQKGC; this comes from the exons ATGGCAGATAAAGGCACAGATACCCACCCGCAGACGGCAG CAGGTGTCATTAAAGAAGAAATACAATCCATACCTTCGGAAAATAAACAGGAAGCACAAACTGCTACTGCAGAGCAGGAGTACTCTGAAG TAGATTCTACTTCACCACCTGCATCCACAGAGAAAGAGAATAATAACTACCAAGACAAAGATACACACTCATTTAATGTTCAAG GCAGCAGTTCAGCTGAGGATGTGTCAGTGCCTTCTACTGAAGGATCCTGTGACATTTCAGAGGAACTCAGTGTCTTGAATGCACAggaaaacaacacttctcctgaagAACAGGATAATGGGGATAAAAACGGAGAGACACTACATGAGTCAGCAGTGACAACTAACAAACA TTTAGATAAAGATGGAAGTGGGGATAAAGAAACAACAGAAATGGCCTGTTCATCACTCATGGGTGACCAAACAGATGGACTATCCTCTGTAGAAAATGAAGAATCCCCTGAGATGGAAGACACTGGAGAGGCTATGTCTAAAG atgatgaagaagaagaacttGAGAAAGATGAAACACCTGAGAAACAAAAGGATTCAAACAACAGCACAACAACAACACTCAGAAAGCAAGTCATTGAAGAGGTTGGTCCTATTACTCAGGAAGAGACAAAACCTATTGTTCCAGAGGTTGCTAAAAATCTTGAAg GACATAGAAGATATTGGATCCCAGTTGTTATAGTCATCCTTGTTGCCATTCTGGTGCAACAGCTCCTGCTACATGAGTCACCACCTCAGAAAAAGGATGTCCGACAAATAGATGTGTTCCTCAGGGAAATGACAAAAGTAAAGACTCAGTTCCCCAACCAGCGTGTTGAGCTGTGGAATAGAAGCAAGATCCACCTGCAAAGGCACTTCCAGATTGCTCATCCCACAGAGCCTGTCAGTCTGATCCTGACCGCCGGCCTCAAAGCTGAGAGGACATTACGGTGCTTAGCGAAGGGCCTGGCCTCCGCCTTCTCCACTGCTCTTAACGCCTCTGTTCTCCACATTGATGGGGTCAGCAAAGCCAGTCAGGACAGTGACCAGGTCAAGCTGGACATTGATAGTCAGTTGCAGGGAGCTTTTGAAGGAGACAAACCTGTGGCTGTCATTCACCGCTTTGAGGAGCTACCTCCCGGCTCCACTCTGATTTTCTACCGTTATTGTGACCATGAAAACGCTGCCTATAAGAAAACATTTTTGATCTTCACAATACTGCTCGGAGAAGAGGAGATCCCTGCCAAGGTTCGGTTGAGTGCAGTGGAGGAAATGGTGGATGATCACCTTCAGAAGAAGTTTCTTTCTCATGGCCACCCCACTGCCTTTGACAAGATGGATATTGACAAGTATGGTGGACTGTGGAGCCGCATTTCCCACCTCATCCTGCCAGTGGCAGCAGAGGAAGGGATTGAACAGAAAGGCTGTTAG
- the LOC115418389 gene encoding torsin-1A-interacting protein 2-like isoform X3, with protein MADKGTDTHPQTAGVIKEEIQSIPSENKQEAQTATAEQEYSEVDSTSPPASTEKENNNYQDKDTHSFNVQGSSSAEDVSVPSTEGSCDISEELSVLNAQENNTSPEEQDNGDKNGETLHESAVTTNKHSDEGPLSDKDGSGDKETTEMACSSLMGDQTDGLSSVENEESPEMEDTGEAMSKDDEEEELEKDETPEKQKDSNNSTTTTLRKQVIEEVGPITQEETKPIVPEVAKNLEGHRRYWIPVVIVILVAILVQQLLLHESPPQKKDVRQIDVFLREMTKVKTQFPNQRVELWNRSKIHLQRHFQIAHPTEPVSLILTAGLKAERTLRCLAKGLASAFSTALNASVLHIDGVSKASQDSDQVKLDIDSQLQGAFEGDKPVAVIHRFEELPPGSTLIFYRYCDHENAAYKKTFLIFTILLGEEEIPAKVRLSAVEEMVDDHLQKKFLSHGHPTAFDKMDIDKYGGLWSRISHLILPVAAEEGIEQKGC; from the exons ATGGCAGATAAAGGCACAGATACCCACCCGCAGACGGCAG GTGTCATTAAAGAAGAAATACAATCCATACCTTCGGAAAATAAACAGGAAGCACAAACTGCTACTGCAGAGCAGGAGTACTCTGAAG TAGATTCTACTTCACCACCTGCATCCACAGAGAAAGAGAATAATAACTACCAAGACAAAGATACACACTCATTTAATGTTCAAG GCAGCAGTTCAGCTGAGGATGTGTCAGTGCCTTCTACTGAAGGATCCTGTGACATTTCAGAGGAACTCAGTGTCTTGAATGCACAggaaaacaacacttctcctgaagAACAGGATAATGGGGATAAAAACGGAGAGACACTACATGAGTCAGCAGTGACAACTAACAAACATTCGGATGAGGGTCCTTTATCAG ATAAAGATGGAAGTGGGGATAAAGAAACAACAGAAATGGCCTGTTCATCACTCATGGGTGACCAAACAGATGGACTATCCTCTGTAGAAAATGAAGAATCCCCTGAGATGGAAGACACTGGAGAGGCTATGTCTAAAG atgatgaagaagaagaacttGAGAAAGATGAAACACCTGAGAAACAAAAGGATTCAAACAACAGCACAACAACAACACTCAGAAAGCAAGTCATTGAAGAGGTTGGTCCTATTACTCAGGAAGAGACAAAACCTATTGTTCCAGAGGTTGCTAAAAATCTTGAAg GACATAGAAGATATTGGATCCCAGTTGTTATAGTCATCCTTGTTGCCATTCTGGTGCAACAGCTCCTGCTACATGAGTCACCACCTCAGAAAAAGGATGTCCGACAAATAGATGTGTTCCTCAGGGAAATGACAAAAGTAAAGACTCAGTTCCCCAACCAGCGTGTTGAGCTGTGGAATAGAAGCAAGATCCACCTGCAAAGGCACTTCCAGATTGCTCATCCCACAGAGCCTGTCAGTCTGATCCTGACCGCCGGCCTCAAAGCTGAGAGGACATTACGGTGCTTAGCGAAGGGCCTGGCCTCCGCCTTCTCCACTGCTCTTAACGCCTCTGTTCTCCACATTGATGGGGTCAGCAAAGCCAGTCAGGACAGTGACCAGGTCAAGCTGGACATTGATAGTCAGTTGCAGGGAGCTTTTGAAGGAGACAAACCTGTGGCTGTCATTCACCGCTTTGAGGAGCTACCTCCCGGCTCCACTCTGATTTTCTACCGTTATTGTGACCATGAAAACGCTGCCTATAAGAAAACATTTTTGATCTTCACAATACTGCTCGGAGAAGAGGAGATCCCTGCCAAGGTTCGGTTGAGTGCAGTGGAGGAAATGGTGGATGATCACCTTCAGAAGAAGTTTCTTTCTCATGGCCACCCCACTGCCTTTGACAAGATGGATATTGACAAGTATGGTGGACTGTGGAGCCGCATTTCCCACCTCATCCTGCCAGTGGCAGCAGAGGAAGGGATTGAACAGAAAGGCTGTTAG